A genome region from Chlorobaculum tepidum TLS includes the following:
- a CDS encoding TorF family putative porin, whose amino-acid sequence MKKTAKLIALAAVLFAGFGSTSAKADEGFKIGADVVSSYVWRGAEIGDSPAIQPNLSYTFKNGLNVGLWGSYAIEKNTPRINNSDYRYKEVDLTVSMPVGPVTFAVTDYYVPVEGGETNTFDFGKDSANTVEVSGTYTYKNASLMAGVFVGGNDYDNAWYCEANYKFYDKNGYTAKATAGLGNEGYYGDGEGKKLALVNTGISISKDRYTASAIYNPDTEKSYLVFMASF is encoded by the coding sequence ATGAAAAAGACAGCAAAACTGATTGCCCTCGCCGCAGTACTGTTCGCAGGGTTCGGTTCAACCAGCGCCAAGGCCGATGAAGGCTTCAAAATCGGTGCAGATGTCGTCAGCAGCTATGTCTGGAGAGGCGCAGAGATCGGTGATTCCCCAGCCATCCAGCCAAACCTTTCTTACACCTTCAAGAACGGTTTGAACGTCGGATTATGGGGTTCCTACGCGATCGAAAAAAACACCCCTCGCATAAACAACTCTGATTACCGTTACAAAGAGGTTGACCTCACCGTCAGTATGCCCGTCGGCCCTGTCACCTTCGCTGTTACCGACTACTATGTGCCTGTGGAGGGTGGAGAAACCAACACCTTTGATTTCGGCAAGGATAGCGCCAACACCGTCGAAGTCAGCGGTACCTACACCTACAAAAATGCCAGTTTGATGGCTGGGGTTTTCGTTGGCGGTAACGATTACGACAACGCATGGTATTGCGAGGCCAACTACAAGTTCTACGACAAAAACGGCTACACCGCCAAAGCAACTGCCGGTCTTGGTAACGAAGGCTACTATGGCGATGGAGAAGGCAAGAAACTCGCACTGGTCAACACCGGCATTTCGATCTCGAAGGATCGCTACACCGCATCCGCCATCTACAACCCGGATACCGAAAAATCTTACCTGGTCTTTATGGCCTCGTTCTGA
- a CDS encoding P-II family nitrogen regulator: MKYIVAMIQPHKLPDVKKSLAAAGIRKMTVTNALGCGAQGGYTEMYRGIPSEVNLLKKVKLEIAVNEEFADATVKAIIKGAKTGEIGDGKIFIFDLPECIRIRTEEKGHAAIG; this comes from the coding sequence ATGAAATACATCGTAGCAATGATACAGCCCCACAAGCTGCCGGACGTCAAGAAAAGCCTTGCCGCAGCGGGGATACGCAAGATGACCGTAACCAATGCTCTCGGATGCGGCGCGCAGGGCGGATACACCGAAATGTATCGCGGCATACCGAGCGAGGTGAACCTTCTCAAAAAGGTCAAGCTTGAAATCGCCGTCAACGAGGAGTTCGCTGACGCCACGGTCAAGGCGATCATCAAGGGCGCGAAAACCGGCGAGATAGGAGATGGGAAAATTTTTATCTTCGACCTCCCCGAGTGCATCCGAATCAGAACCGAGGAAAAGGGACACGCCGCCATCGGCTGA
- a CDS encoding ammonium transporter: MKSFLSKSGAIAAGLLLAAATFSPPIQAATPTPDAVNAFAIDNFFLFICAVLVLFMQAGFALVETGLNSAKNAVNILFKNLMDMAIGGIIYYFVGYGLMYPGEAFSGGFFGFGGPGISTAMPEIAGGTLYPAVDFLFQVAFAATAATIVSGAVAGRMQFRAYLIYSAVISAVVYPISGFWLWGGGWLKALGFHDFAGSLLVHALGGFAGLAGAIVLGPRIGRFNEDGTPNAMPGHNLALSTLGVFILLIGWYGFNPGSQLAIVGGDNTAAVMKIAVNTTLAACAGAVVAMIFAWGLFKKPDLTMALNGMLAGLVAITANCDVVSYNASLIIGAVGGILVVLGIMLLDKLRIDDPVGAWPVHGLNGIWGGVAAWIFGGQPMVAQLVGSLVVPFWGFVTMMVLFLILKAMGILRVHKDEEMKGLDISEHEEEAYYGFDIYTTQ, translated from the coding sequence ATGAAATCATTTCTGTCGAAATCCGGAGCGATTGCCGCTGGCCTCCTGCTGGCAGCGGCAACCTTCAGTCCGCCAATCCAGGCGGCAACTCCGACGCCTGATGCCGTCAATGCATTCGCCATCGACAACTTCTTCCTGTTCATCTGCGCCGTGCTGGTGCTGTTCATGCAGGCAGGCTTCGCGCTCGTTGAAACCGGACTGAACTCCGCCAAGAACGCCGTGAACATCTTGTTCAAGAACCTTATGGACATGGCGATCGGCGGTATCATTTACTATTTCGTCGGCTACGGCCTGATGTATCCTGGTGAAGCCTTCAGCGGAGGATTCTTCGGATTTGGCGGCCCTGGCATCAGCACGGCCATGCCTGAAATCGCAGGAGGCACGCTCTATCCGGCAGTTGACTTCCTGTTCCAGGTTGCCTTCGCCGCCACAGCCGCCACGATCGTCTCGGGCGCCGTTGCAGGAAGGATGCAGTTCAGGGCCTACCTGATCTATTCTGCGGTCATCTCGGCTGTTGTCTATCCCATCAGCGGCTTCTGGCTCTGGGGCGGCGGCTGGCTGAAAGCGCTCGGCTTCCATGACTTCGCCGGTTCGCTTCTGGTGCACGCGCTCGGTGGTTTTGCCGGTCTCGCTGGTGCCATCGTGCTCGGCCCACGTATCGGAAGGTTCAATGAAGACGGCACCCCGAACGCTATGCCTGGCCACAACCTGGCGCTCAGCACCCTGGGCGTGTTCATTCTCCTGATCGGCTGGTACGGCTTCAACCCCGGCAGCCAGCTTGCCATCGTTGGTGGCGACAACACGGCCGCCGTCATGAAGATCGCGGTCAACACCACTCTGGCGGCCTGCGCTGGTGCCGTGGTCGCCATGATCTTCGCCTGGGGCCTCTTCAAGAAACCTGACCTCACGATGGCGCTGAACGGTATGCTTGCCGGTCTGGTTGCCATCACGGCCAACTGCGATGTGGTCTCCTATAATGCATCGCTGATCATCGGCGCTGTTGGCGGTATCCTTGTCGTGCTCGGTATCATGCTGCTCGACAAGCTCCGGATTGATGACCCGGTCGGCGCATGGCCGGTGCATGGACTAAACGGCATCTGGGGCGGTGTGGCTGCCTGGATCTTCGGCGGTCAGCCGATGGTTGCCCAGCTTGTCGGCTCACTGGTTGTGCCGTTCTGGGGATTCGTCACCATGATGGTGCTGTTCCTGATCCTCAAGGCTATGGGTATCCTGCGCGTCCACAAGGATGAGGAGATGAAAGGCCTCGATATTTCAGAACATGAAGAAGAAGCTTATTATGGCTTCGATATCTACACAACCCAGTAA
- a CDS encoding ATP-binding protein has product MSYYWLSLPSMIEEIPRLRHFLGVVARIEGYRDAFILDLELTVHEAFVNAVRHGNHGNAAFPVTITLEAGDIDGERFLEVRVQDCGEGFHPERAIAVICSSRNATAFGGRGLLFVDRFVESYRIEQASGGCVVVLRYIPY; this is encoded by the coding sequence ATGAGCTATTACTGGTTGTCGCTGCCCTCGATGATCGAAGAGATTCCCAGGCTTCGTCATTTTCTGGGCGTTGTTGCGCGCATTGAGGGATACCGCGACGCATTCATCCTGGACCTCGAATTAACCGTCCATGAGGCTTTTGTTAACGCTGTCAGGCATGGTAACCATGGCAACGCCGCATTTCCGGTCACCATAACGCTTGAGGCTGGAGACATTGATGGTGAGCGGTTTCTGGAGGTTCGAGTCCAGGACTGTGGAGAAGGATTTCACCCGGAGCGCGCCATCGCCGTGATCTGTTCAAGCCGAAACGCTACTGCTTTTGGCGGGCGAGGCTTGTTGTTTGTAGACCGGTTTGTCGAAAGCTACAGGATCGAACAGGCGTCGGGCGGTTGTGTAGTGGTATTGCGTTATATTCCTTACTAA
- the pgi gene encoding glucose-6-phosphate isomerase, which produces MYLSRSAEWSALESHYQDISHQAMIDLFSTDPNRHERFSLSFNAIHLDYSKNRISARTMELLMDLVRRSGIEKKRRQMFEGEQINFTEHRSVLHTALRRPPGYTMTIDGNDVASEVSDVLDQMKAFCKKVISGEWKGYTGKRITDVVNIGIGGSDLGPFMVTEALKPFAHGKLKVHFVSNVDGSHLVETLRGLNPETTLFIIASKTFTTQETLANAVSARAWFLVKAGNRDHVAKHFVAVSTNREKVEEFGIDPDNMFRFWDWVGGRYSLWSAIGLSIALYLGFDRFRELLAGAHAMDEHFLNAPLEENMPMILAMLGIWYNNFFGAHSQAIIPYDQYLHRFPAYLQQLDMESNGKRVDRAGHEVDYATGPVIWGEPGTNAQHAFFQLLHQGTEIVPVDFIVSLKSQNPVGEHHDMLVANCFAQSEALMKGKSEAEARAELEAAGLSGGDLEKLLPHKLFPGNRPTNTIVLDELNPFNLGSLIALYEHKVFVQGVVWNINSFDQWGVELGKQLAKAILPEFDAVDPVETHDASTNALINRYRQFRNGLKFPKSNQLKMF; this is translated from the coding sequence ATGTATCTTTCCCGCAGTGCCGAATGGAGCGCCCTCGAGTCACACTATCAGGATATCAGCCACCAGGCGATGATCGATCTGTTCAGTACCGACCCGAACCGGCATGAACGCTTTTCGCTTTCATTCAACGCCATTCATCTCGATTATTCCAAGAACAGGATTTCCGCCCGCACCATGGAGCTTCTCATGGATCTTGTTCGCCGTTCGGGTATCGAGAAGAAGCGTCGGCAGATGTTTGAAGGGGAGCAGATCAATTTTACCGAACATCGCTCGGTACTTCATACCGCTCTTCGAAGGCCGCCGGGATACACCATGACGATTGATGGGAACGATGTCGCTTCCGAGGTTTCGGATGTGCTCGACCAGATGAAAGCGTTTTGCAAAAAGGTTATTTCCGGTGAGTGGAAAGGCTATACCGGAAAGCGGATCACCGATGTGGTCAATATCGGCATCGGCGGCTCGGATCTCGGGCCTTTCATGGTTACCGAGGCCCTGAAACCCTTCGCTCACGGAAAGCTGAAGGTACACTTCGTCTCGAACGTCGATGGCTCCCATCTGGTCGAAACCCTCCGGGGGTTGAATCCCGAAACGACGCTTTTTATCATCGCGTCCAAGACCTTCACCACACAGGAAACCCTTGCCAACGCTGTCAGCGCCAGAGCGTGGTTTCTGGTCAAGGCGGGCAATCGGGATCACGTCGCGAAGCACTTCGTCGCCGTTTCGACCAACCGCGAAAAGGTCGAGGAGTTTGGCATCGACCCCGACAACATGTTCCGTTTCTGGGACTGGGTTGGCGGGCGCTACTCGCTCTGGTCGGCTATCGGTCTTTCCATAGCGCTCTATCTCGGTTTCGACCGCTTCCGTGAGCTGCTTGCCGGAGCGCACGCGATGGACGAGCACTTCCTGAACGCGCCGCTGGAAGAGAATATGCCGATGATTCTGGCCATGCTCGGCATCTGGTACAACAACTTTTTCGGAGCGCACTCGCAGGCGATCATTCCCTACGATCAGTACCTGCACCGCTTTCCGGCCTATCTCCAGCAGCTCGACATGGAGAGCAACGGCAAGCGGGTTGACCGCGCGGGCCACGAAGTCGACTACGCCACCGGGCCGGTGATCTGGGGCGAGCCGGGCACCAACGCGCAGCACGCCTTCTTCCAACTGCTGCACCAGGGCACGGAGATTGTTCCGGTCGATTTCATCGTTTCGCTCAAGAGCCAGAATCCGGTCGGCGAGCATCACGACATGTTGGTTGCCAACTGCTTCGCGCAATCCGAGGCGCTCATGAAGGGCAAGAGCGAGGCCGAAGCGCGCGCCGAACTCGAAGCTGCGGGCCTGTCGGGTGGCGATCTCGAAAAACTACTGCCGCACAAACTTTTTCCCGGAAACCGCCCGACCAACACCATCGTGCTCGACGAGCTAAACCCGTTCAATCTGGGCAGCCTCATTGCGCTTTACGAGCACAAAGTGTTCGTGCAGGGCGTGGTTTGGAACATCAATTCGTTCGACCAGTGGGGTGTGGAACTCGGCAAGCAGCTCGCCAAGGCGATTCTGCCGGAGTTCGATGCGGTCGATCCGGTCGAAACCCATGACGCCTCGACCAACGCGCTCATCAACCGTTACCGCCAATTCCGCAATGGCTTGAAGTTCCCCAAGAGCAATCAGCTCAAAATGTTCTGA
- the purB gene encoding adenylosuccinate lyase, with protein sequence MIPRYSPKDISAIWSDEAKFERWLQLEIAAVEARMEAGIVPADALATIKEKARFNVEEILIIENETKHDVIAFLTNVAGYVGPESRYIHEGLTSSDVVDTCLAMQMRDAGKIIVADIESLIEVLGKKAVEHKYTLQMGRTHGIHAEPTTFGLKLLLWYEEMKRNLERMKRALETVSVGKISGAVGTYQHLSPDIEAAVCQKLGLKPSSISTQILQRDRHAEYATTLAIVASSIEKFSTELRHLQRTEVRETEEFFSKGQKGSSAMPHKRNPITFERLTGLARVVRSNSIAAMENVALWHERDISHSSVERVIMPDSTIALVYMLRTFRDSIETLLVYPERMKQNFDTSYGLTLSQTLLLALTGKGLTREDAYRLVQRNAMKSWEEKIQLKELVIHDPEILEHISAEEINQLFSPETIQDKLKNSVDIIFKRNGL encoded by the coding sequence GTGATACCACGTTACTCGCCGAAAGACATCTCGGCAATCTGGAGCGATGAAGCCAAATTCGAACGCTGGCTGCAACTCGAAATCGCTGCCGTCGAGGCACGCATGGAAGCCGGCATCGTTCCGGCGGACGCCCTTGCGACCATTAAAGAAAAAGCCAGGTTCAACGTCGAAGAGATTCTTATCATTGAAAACGAGACGAAGCACGACGTCATTGCCTTTCTAACCAACGTCGCCGGCTACGTCGGCCCCGAATCACGTTACATCCACGAGGGTCTCACCTCTTCGGACGTGGTCGATACCTGCCTGGCGATGCAGATGCGCGATGCGGGCAAGATCATCGTGGCTGACATCGAGTCGCTTATCGAGGTGCTCGGCAAAAAGGCCGTCGAACACAAATACACCCTTCAGATGGGCCGCACGCACGGCATTCACGCCGAGCCGACCACGTTCGGCCTGAAGCTGTTGCTCTGGTACGAGGAGATGAAGCGCAACCTCGAACGCATGAAGCGCGCGCTCGAAACCGTCTCGGTCGGTAAAATTTCCGGCGCGGTCGGCACCTACCAGCATCTGTCACCGGACATCGAGGCCGCCGTCTGCCAGAAGCTTGGCCTGAAGCCCTCGTCGATCTCGACGCAGATTCTCCAGCGCGACCGACACGCCGAATACGCCACGACGCTCGCCATCGTCGCCTCGTCCATCGAGAAGTTCTCGACCGAACTGCGCCACCTGCAACGCACCGAGGTTCGCGAAACCGAGGAGTTTTTCAGCAAGGGCCAGAAAGGCAGCTCCGCCATGCCGCACAAGCGCAACCCGATCACCTTTGAGCGCCTCACCGGCTTGGCTCGCGTGGTGCGCTCCAACTCCATCGCCGCCATGGAGAACGTCGCCCTCTGGCACGAACGCGACATTTCGCACTCCTCGGTCGAGCGCGTCATCATGCCCGACTCGACCATCGCGCTGGTTTATATGCTGCGCACCTTCCGTGATTCGATCGAGACCTTGCTCGTCTATCCGGAGCGCATGAAGCAAAACTTCGACACCTCCTACGGCCTGACCCTCTCGCAGACGCTGCTGCTCGCCCTCACCGGCAAGGGACTCACCCGTGAAGACGCCTACCGCCTCGTGCAGCGCAACGCCATGAAAAGCTGGGAGGAGAAAATCCAGCTCAAGGAGCTGGTGATTCACGACCCGGAAATCCTCGAACACATCAGCGCAGAAGAGATCAACCAGCTCTTCAGCCCGGAGACAATTCAGGACAAGCTCAAAAACAGCGTGGATATTATTTTCAAGCGCAACGGGCTGTGA
- a CDS encoding CCA tRNA nucleotidyltransferase: protein MLTRTHEAIPEIMYRIGDLADETGLPCYIVGGYVRDLIMQRPCTDIDIMVIGEPVPFAHALAEKLGGRNFVLFERFRTAQLELDDPKAGTFKLEIVGARKESYNPESRKPITSIGTLEDDLSRRDFTINALALRLNRKERGEVVDLFDGQRHIREKLLKTPLDPEQTFSDDPLRMMRAARFACQLDFQLDEATLTAMSTMSSRIQIVSRERVSHEFFKIMEARKPSIGLKILYSTGLLKEIIPELTVMAGIEQVDGLGHKDTLFHTFQVVDNLAEHSDKLWLRVSALFHDIAKPVTKRFHPGSGWTFHGHEAVGVKIVARIFRAMKWPLEPMEYVQKMVRLHHRPIPLSKEEITDSAVRRLMFDAGPDLDDLMTLCRADVTSKNPRKVQRIMKNFSNVEAKIAEVGEKDLLAKWRPPVSGTDIMELLNLPQGRTVGIIKSRMENAIIDGDIPYDRQAALDYIQQVYREMQEKGEA from the coding sequence ATGCTGACAAGAACACACGAAGCCATTCCTGAAATCATGTACAGAATCGGAGACCTCGCCGACGAGACGGGACTCCCCTGCTATATCGTGGGCGGCTACGTCCGCGACCTCATCATGCAGCGTCCCTGCACCGATATCGATATTATGGTCATCGGCGAGCCAGTGCCCTTCGCCCACGCCCTTGCCGAAAAGCTCGGGGGGCGGAACTTCGTGCTCTTCGAGCGATTCCGCACCGCGCAGCTCGAACTGGATGACCCGAAAGCAGGAACGTTCAAACTTGAAATCGTCGGCGCACGCAAGGAGAGCTACAACCCCGAATCGCGCAAGCCGATCACCAGCATCGGCACGCTGGAGGACGACCTGTCACGCCGGGACTTCACGATAAACGCCCTCGCCTTGCGACTGAACCGCAAAGAGCGTGGCGAAGTGGTCGATTTGTTCGACGGGCAGCGACACATCCGCGAAAAACTGCTCAAGACGCCGCTCGATCCGGAACAAACGTTCTCCGACGACCCGCTCCGCATGATGCGCGCCGCCCGCTTCGCCTGCCAGCTCGACTTCCAGCTTGACGAAGCGACTCTTACAGCGATGAGCACCATGAGCAGCCGGATCCAGATCGTCTCGCGCGAGCGCGTCAGCCACGAGTTTTTCAAGATCATGGAGGCGCGAAAACCCTCGATAGGCTTGAAAATTCTTTACTCGACCGGCCTGTTGAAGGAGATCATCCCCGAGCTGACCGTCATGGCGGGCATCGAGCAGGTGGACGGCCTTGGGCACAAAGATACGCTGTTCCACACGTTTCAGGTGGTGGACAACCTCGCGGAGCACTCCGACAAGCTCTGGCTGCGGGTCAGCGCCCTCTTCCACGACATCGCCAAGCCAGTCACAAAGCGCTTTCATCCTGGCTCGGGCTGGACCTTCCACGGCCATGAAGCTGTGGGCGTCAAAATCGTGGCGCGCATCTTCCGCGCGATGAAGTGGCCGCTGGAGCCGATGGAGTACGTGCAGAAGATGGTGCGGCTGCACCATCGCCCGATTCCGCTCTCGAAGGAGGAGATCACCGACTCGGCGGTGCGCCGCCTGATGTTCGACGCCGGACCAGACCTCGACGACCTGATGACACTCTGCCGCGCAGACGTGACCAGCAAGAACCCGCGCAAGGTGCAGCGCATCATGAAGAACTTCAGCAACGTCGAAGCGAAAATCGCCGAGGTTGGCGAAAAGGATCTGCTCGCCAAATGGCGTCCACCGGTCAGCGGCACCGACATCATGGAGCTGCTCAACCTCCCGCAGGGGCGGACGGTCGGCATCATCAAATCGCGTATGGAGAATGCCATCATCGACGGCGACATTCCCTACGACCGGCAGGCTGCGCTTGATTACATTCAGCAAGTGTACCGCGAAATGCAGGAAAAAGGCGAAGCATGA
- a CDS encoding Gfo/Idh/MocA family oxidoreductase gives MRIGVAGVGKLGEFHTNLLKQIAAEASDVEFSGVFDLNPERLQEIGKKYGVACFSTLEELAASCDAAVIATTTSSHYAIARQLLEARLHLFIEKPITATLEEADKLIRIEQEKGLTIQVGHIERFNPALLAVEPYIGEPMYIQAERLSGFSRRVTDVSVVLDLMIHDIDLVLSLIKSDIRSIAASGVKVFSNELDMATARIEFENGAIANVTASRLSRSKLRKMRFFTRNPKSYASLDFTSGKSEVFRLVPPDQLSSKNPIKNFATKKILEQFGEIQESLKEMALDYVSPDVPKINALKEELEQFIDAIRKGKPAKVTSEEGRRALMVAGKITDEIRNNTADLD, from the coding sequence ATGCGCATAGGCGTTGCTGGCGTCGGCAAGCTCGGCGAGTTCCATACCAACCTGTTGAAGCAGATTGCAGCCGAAGCTTCGGACGTTGAGTTTTCCGGCGTGTTCGACCTGAACCCCGAGCGGTTGCAGGAGATCGGCAAAAAATACGGTGTCGCGTGTTTCTCGACGCTGGAGGAACTGGCCGCTTCGTGCGACGCCGCCGTCATCGCGACAACGACCAGCTCGCACTACGCCATCGCAAGGCAGCTTCTCGAAGCGAGGCTGCACCTCTTCATCGAGAAACCGATCACGGCGACGCTGGAAGAAGCCGACAAGCTGATCCGCATCGAGCAGGAGAAGGGACTGACCATCCAGGTAGGTCACATCGAGCGCTTCAACCCGGCGCTGCTGGCGGTCGAGCCGTATATCGGCGAGCCGATGTACATCCAGGCCGAGCGCCTGAGCGGCTTTTCGCGCCGCGTGACCGACGTATCGGTGGTACTCGATCTGATGATTCACGATATCGACCTCGTGCTCTCGCTTATCAAGTCCGACATCCGCAGCATCGCGGCCTCGGGCGTGAAGGTCTTCTCGAACGAGCTGGACATGGCAACGGCGCGCATCGAGTTCGAGAACGGGGCCATCGCCAACGTGACGGCAAGCCGGCTGAGCCGCAGCAAACTCCGCAAAATGCGCTTTTTCACTCGCAACCCGAAAAGCTATGCCTCGCTCGACTTCACCAGCGGCAAGTCGGAGGTGTTTCGGCTGGTTCCGCCCGACCAGCTCTCTTCGAAAAACCCGATCAAAAATTTCGCGACAAAAAAAATTCTCGAACAGTTCGGGGAAATTCAGGAGTCACTGAAGGAGATGGCGCTCGATTACGTCAGCCCCGATGTCCCGAAAATCAACGCGCTGAAAGAAGAGCTCGAACAGTTCATCGATGCCATCCGCAAAGGTAAGCCGGCGAAAGTCACCTCCGAAGAGGGACGCCGCGCGTTGATGGTGGCCGGAAAAATCACCGATGAAATCCGGAATAATACGGCAGACCTTGACTGA
- a CDS encoding MFS transporter, protein MKKSPLAILFLTVLLDLIGFGIVLPLLPTYAKELGASPFMIGLIASIYSTMQFIFSPIWGKLSDKIGRRPVMLSSIFLTLVSYVFFSKAVTIPLLILARSLSGIGSANIAAAQAAITDVTDSKSRSGAMGMLGAAFGIGFIIGPLVGGVLMTNFGISMVGLFAAGLNFINFTLALFLLNETNPHTEGFLSLFRKNPESVVHTNNSLFASLAHKSSAYADKIHEVFSSRPVALLMIINFIYTLAIVNMQVSAILLWSDVYHATEQQVGYLFAYVGFFTVIVQGVMLPKMTRNYGEHKLMVLGHITSFIGVFFIPFIPVTSLFTVGLAILLFFAIGTSLVNPLNISMISLYSYKQKQGQIMGFAQSVNALARILGPFSGSILYGYDHRMPYYVAGALTVVGTFISMTLFKYEIEAFEPTTEMAE, encoded by the coding sequence ATGAAGAAATCTCCGTTGGCCATTCTGTTCCTGACAGTTCTGCTCGATCTGATCGGCTTCGGTATCGTACTGCCGCTGCTGCCGACCTACGCCAAGGAGCTTGGCGCGTCGCCCTTCATGATCGGCCTGATCGCGTCGATCTACTCGACGATGCAGTTCATCTTTTCGCCGATCTGGGGCAAGCTGAGCGACAAGATCGGACGGCGTCCGGTGATGCTGTCGAGCATCTTTCTGACCTTGGTCTCTTACGTCTTCTTCTCGAAGGCGGTCACCATTCCACTACTGATTCTTGCCCGTTCGCTCTCCGGCATCGGCTCGGCCAACATCGCTGCGGCGCAGGCGGCCATCACCGACGTGACCGACTCGAAAAGCCGTTCCGGCGCGATGGGCATGCTCGGCGCGGCCTTCGGCATCGGCTTCATCATCGGCCCGCTCGTCGGCGGCGTCCTGATGACCAACTTCGGCATCTCGATGGTCGGTCTGTTCGCCGCCGGACTCAACTTCATCAACTTCACCCTGGCACTCTTCCTGCTGAACGAAACCAATCCTCACACCGAGGGCTTCCTGTCGCTTTTCAGAAAAAACCCGGAATCGGTGGTTCATACCAACAACTCGCTGTTCGCCTCGCTCGCCCACAAAAGCAGCGCCTACGCCGACAAGATTCACGAGGTCTTCAGCTCGCGCCCCGTCGCGCTGTTGATGATTATAAACTTCATCTATACGCTGGCTATCGTGAACATGCAGGTCTCGGCCATTCTTCTCTGGAGCGATGTCTATCATGCCACCGAGCAGCAGGTCGGCTATCTGTTCGCCTACGTAGGTTTCTTTACCGTTATCGTGCAAGGGGTGATGCTGCCGAAGATGACCCGCAACTATGGAGAACACAAGCTGATGGTTTTGGGTCACATCACCTCGTTCATTGGCGTGTTTTTCATTCCGTTCATCCCGGTCACCTCGCTCTTCACGGTCGGCCTCGCCATCCTGCTCTTCTTCGCCATCGGCACCAGCCTGGTCAATCCGCTCAACATTTCAATGATCTCGCTTTACAGCTACAAGCAGAAGCAGGGGCAGATCATGGGGTTCGCGCAGTCGGTCAACGCACTGGCCCGAATCCTCGGCCCGTTCAGCGGCAGCATTCTGTACGGATATGACCACCGCATGCCGTACTACGTGGCCGGTGCGCTGACCGTGGTCGGCACGTTCATTTCGATGACCCTGTTCAAGTATGAAATCGAGGCTTTCGAGCCGACTACGGAAATGGCTGAATAA